One Herpetosiphon gulosus genomic region harbors:
- a CDS encoding GIY-YIG nuclease family protein yields MWLEYGISDELGLIHISDTPRGHTDLHCPYCHGRLVAKKGPTVAHHFAHNGTTCNPASRTTDLPLLPFFHSFTLHVAPRLLAQLQAFNAGHTYDADWLKAANLIRYNGFTFAHELTKLGQIPLGLLSVNLFSAIHEERLAAQHDRLDQRLASAWRAGNAVALAEAETDLMLYRTQWQRVLRSALYLVEIETRNGRFHKVGITMRPIAERIAEIQAALLPHVGTMTMKVLNVFPHRGHVEPYVKFKYAKQRRAIGNFTEYFDWLDRTGTIRDLRRMPAKVLTSLEQGVLDGMPSPTMQAIFQAHQEQEAAAQRAARAAARGARTKAGMDAARQAGVHVGRPNGSGESAAAVLAKPWSRAILQCLADGMSLRETAAMVGVALNTVRKVKAAAEQVATTTHDG; encoded by the coding sequence ATGTGGCTCGAATACGGCATATCGGACGAGCTTGGACTCATCCATATTAGCGACACCCCGCGCGGGCATACCGATCTCCATTGCCCGTATTGTCATGGGCGACTGGTGGCCAAGAAAGGCCCGACGGTGGCCCATCATTTTGCCCACAACGGCACGACCTGCAACCCCGCCAGCCGAACGACCGATCTGCCACTGTTGCCATTCTTCCACTCCTTTACCCTGCATGTGGCCCCCAGGCTCTTGGCCCAGCTTCAGGCATTTAACGCTGGCCATACCTATGATGCTGATTGGCTGAAAGCGGCGAACCTTATTCGCTATAATGGTTTTACCTTTGCCCATGAACTGACCAAGCTGGGTCAAATCCCCCTTGGGCTGTTATCGGTCAATTTGTTTAGTGCGATCCATGAAGAGCGCTTGGCGGCCCAGCATGATCGACTCGATCAGCGCTTGGCCAGCGCATGGCGGGCAGGCAATGCCGTCGCACTCGCCGAGGCAGAAACCGATTTAATGCTCTATCGAACCCAGTGGCAGCGGGTGTTACGCAGTGCCTTGTATCTCGTGGAGATCGAGACCCGCAATGGGCGCTTCCATAAAGTCGGGATAACCATGCGTCCAATTGCGGAGCGGATTGCCGAGATTCAGGCCGCCCTGCTCCCCCATGTGGGTACGATGACCATGAAGGTGCTGAATGTGTTTCCGCATCGCGGCCATGTGGAGCCGTATGTGAAATTCAAGTATGCGAAGCAGCGCCGCGCGATCGGCAATTTCACCGAATATTTTGATTGGCTCGACCGCACGGGCACGATCCGTGATCTGCGGCGGATGCCTGCCAAGGTGTTAACGAGTCTTGAACAAGGCGTGCTCGATGGGATGCCCTCACCAACGATGCAGGCGATCTTCCAAGCGCACCAAGAACAGGAAGCCGCTGCGCAGCGTGCCGCTCGGGCAGCCGCTCGTGGGGCACGCACCAAGGCGGGGATGGATGCGGCGCGGCAGGCAGGCGTGCATGTCGGGCGGCCCAACGGCTCGGGAGAATCGGCAGCGGCAGTGTTGGCCAAGCCGTGGAGTCGGGCGATTCTCCAGTGTTTGGCGGATGGGATGTCGCTACGCGAGACGGCGGCCATGGTAGGGGTCGCGCTGAACACGGTGCGCAAGGTGAAGGCGGCGGCGGAGCAGGTGGCCACGACAACCCATGATGGATGA
- a CDS encoding plasmid pRiA4b ORF-3 family protein: MGDEWTPDPRVRRIELDDPLVVLLLMELTQAERDRTGKGTLTPAQMAGQIIHAAHAAMVRDVAPPPPIAKPTALHTPAPRRQLPTYRGADQPAWSIVPPSPYHKKPLPTPSAYQLLIELLHVTPRVWRRLVVRSDTTLADLHAFIQLAFGWEDYHLHQFTIQGKEYGIDRTGELGFVGDAWTIPVGSFQFHRGDQFAYRYDFGDGWEHQITVETCQALSPRAMYPRCMDGAQLAPPEDSGGPYGYMERRDAGEFPKPTRAIGRAAINERLALYVAGLLWNDDEQE; the protein is encoded by the coding sequence ATGGGTGACGAATGGACACCTGACCCACGGGTGCGGCGCATCGAATTGGATGATCCGCTGGTGGTGCTGTTGCTCATGGAATTGACGCAAGCTGAGCGCGACCGCACAGGCAAAGGAACCCTGACCCCGGCGCAGATGGCAGGCCAGATTATTCATGCGGCCCATGCGGCAATGGTGCGCGATGTGGCTCCCCCGCCACCAATCGCCAAACCCACCGCGTTGCATACGCCAGCGCCGCGCCGCCAGTTGCCTACGTATCGGGGTGCTGATCAGCCCGCGTGGTCGATTGTGCCGCCGTCGCCGTATCACAAAAAGCCCTTACCCACGCCCTCGGCCTATCAGCTGCTGATCGAGTTGCTGCATGTGACCCCACGGGTTTGGCGGCGACTGGTGGTGCGCAGCGATACCACCTTGGCCGATCTGCATGCCTTCATCCAACTTGCCTTTGGGTGGGAGGATTACCACCTGCATCAGTTCACGATTCAGGGCAAGGAGTATGGGATTGACCGCACCGGAGAACTGGGCTTTGTGGGCGATGCTTGGACGATACCCGTGGGGTCGTTTCAGTTTCACCGTGGCGATCAGTTTGCCTACCGCTATGATTTTGGGGATGGGTGGGAGCATCAGATCACGGTGGAAACCTGCCAGGCGCTCAGTCCACGGGCGATGTACCCGCGCTGCATGGATGGGGCACAGTTGGCCCCACCAGAGGATAGTGGTGGGCCGTATGGCTATATGGAGCGGCGTGATGCAGGCGAATTTCCCAAGCCAACCCGCGCGATTGGCCGTGCGGCAATCAATGAGCGCTTGGCGTTGTACGTGGCAGGCTTATTGTGGAATGATGATGAGCAGGAGTAG
- a CDS encoding prevent-host-death protein — protein sequence MTIIDITKAQQDLAALIEAATQGNEVIITRPDGSAVQLIPVATGTPQFGSARGKIRLRADFDDPLDDGMEDAA from the coding sequence ATGACGATTATTGACATAACCAAAGCCCAGCAGGATCTTGCCGCCTTAATTGAGGCCGCCACCCAAGGCAACGAGGTGATTATCACCCGCCCTGATGGCAGTGCCGTCCAACTGATTCCGGTGGCCACGGGAACCCCTCAGTTTGGCAGCGCCCGTGGCAAGATTCGCCTTCGTGCCGATTTTGACGACCCACTCGATGATGGGATGGAGGATGCCGCATGA
- a CDS encoding plasmid pRiA4b ORF-3 family protein gives MAYHQTAAHDEDTTMADGRQKNGGKRSGAGRKPSLSPLASVRLRDPDLQAKLAAVTRHEREVSHDPTISQERLIGMLIEEAHREMVAFQSTTTPMIDSPRNQFSVANRPAVATMAYQLVITIEEVTPRIWRRLVVTSDTTLAQLHTYLQIAFEWGDYHLHEFRLHGNECDEAMTLDQLGVRHGDLFDYIYDFSDYWLHAIAIEDCTPMNPRARYPRCTGGAQPGPEEDSGGAYAYSQKLARSRRAKAAAKKRTNNAGGTSTAKKKRSTSVRTFSQATVNRRLAAFCAGDPFYAGA, from the coding sequence ATGGCGTATCATCAAACAGCAGCACACGACGAGGACACAACGATGGCCGATGGCAGACAGAAGAATGGCGGGAAACGCAGTGGGGCAGGCCGCAAGCCCAGTTTGAGTCCCTTGGCATCAGTTCGCTTGCGTGATCCTGACCTTCAAGCCAAGTTGGCTGCCGTGACCCGCCACGAGCGCGAAGTCTCACACGACCCAACCATTAGTCAAGAACGGCTGATTGGGATGCTGATTGAAGAAGCCCACCGCGAGATGGTGGCATTTCAGTCCACAACCACGCCAATGATTGATTCTCCGAGGAATCAATTCAGTGTAGCGAATCGCCCCGCCGTTGCCACGATGGCCTATCAACTTGTCATAACGATTGAAGAGGTCACGCCGCGTATTTGGCGGCGACTGGTGGTGACGAGCGACACGACCTTGGCGCAGCTGCACACCTATCTCCAAATCGCCTTCGAGTGGGGCGACTATCATCTGCATGAATTTCGGCTGCATGGCAATGAATGCGACGAGGCAATGACGTTGGACCAGCTTGGGGTGCGGCATGGCGATTTATTTGATTATATTTATGATTTCAGCGATTACTGGCTGCACGCCATCGCCATTGAGGATTGTACGCCGATGAATCCCCGCGCACGGTATCCCCGCTGTACGGGCGGCGCACAACCTGGACCCGAAGAAGATTCAGGCGGAGCGTATGCCTATTCCCAAAAACTGGCACGATCACGGCGGGCCAAGGCGGCGGCGAAGAAGCGCACGAACAACGCCGGAGGAACGAGCACGGCCAAGAAAAAGCGCTCGACAAGTGTGCGGACATTCAGTCAAGCCACCGTCAATCGGCGATTGGCAGCCTTTTGCGCGGGCGATCCGTTCTACGCAGGTGCGTGA
- a CDS encoding type II toxin-antitoxin system VapC family toxin encodes MRFLLDTHTLLWYLAGDPALPAVVRERIEQPNAQRLVSLASIWEMAIKISLGKLDLGMPLRELVHELLPSNGMLLFGISTLHLEQIVTLPLHHRDPFDRMLIAQALVEQIPIFGRDSAFDAYSVERWWG; translated from the coding sequence ATGAGGTTTCTCCTCGATACGCATACGTTGCTCTGGTATTTGGCAGGCGATCCCGCGTTGCCCGCAGTGGTGCGCGAGCGGATTGAGCAGCCGAATGCCCAGCGCTTGGTCAGTTTGGCCAGCATCTGGGAAATGGCGATCAAAATTTCGTTGGGCAAGCTCGATTTAGGGATGCCGCTGCGGGAACTGGTGCATGAACTCCTGCCCTCAAATGGCATGCTCTTGTTTGGGATTTCGACGCTGCACCTTGAGCAGATCGTGACCTTACCGCTCCATCACCGTGATCCGTTTGACCGGATGCTGATTGCGCAAGCGCTCGTGGAGCAGATTCCGATTTTTGGGCGCGATAGCGCGTTTGATGCCTATTCGGTCGAACGGTGGTGGGGCTAA
- a CDS encoding VWA domain-containing protein — MRRLLSWILLVVVLGSQLPHATYGTTTGTILLVVGSSSLSTADAAIKSRLEGLGYGVTVKAAKQTQTADAASVQAVLVSSSVTSSDVGTKFRDVTIPVMLWEMAIYDEMRLTGAVVGQHQGTTEALTSLTVVNSTHPLAAGRSGTISVATTAQTMPYGEPAASAVVIARAGGNQRSVVFAYERCAVMIDGQTLAPARRVGFFLNDATPPVLTTDGWTLFDASVQWSMAGLPCGSTVATPTVSVPTTTATQPPVPSPTATATVIPSSTPTVGTPTAIPTVPPTSPAQALFVVGSLTLSPSDAAIQTRLQQLGYQVVLRDQAAATTADATEKTLIVISATVNSGTINTKFRTVRVPVITWEHALYDDLGMTGSTLGDDYGNASASQTTTTITFNDPTLPITAGLTGTHAVFTTPQPLPFGLTTSDGYRIASFATSTTKATLFAYDLLVPMVGMRAPARRIGFFLSEAGAVHLTPAGWDLFDAAVMWAVARIDTDGDTIPNDREMAVGTNPLAADTDGDGLSDVDELFATFTDPTRPATRNPAILDGADDPDGDGLSNRQEVDRSTHPVTADTDGDGLNDGIEVTNQTDPTNADTDGDGLTDDSEQRVLTNPLVADTDGDGTPDGHERFLTTAAMTTGAALVEMDGIGDVAKTVTFQDLSDDSLFQQLPGQITAAVDITATAPFTRARVKLRFDPLLVPNNDTANLEIRYYDEVDRVFKRLDAWGVDLATGYAWADTTHFTTFVLFYIPAWNAAWQVPMDGDQNAATPPLVDVMFILDTSASMDWNDLNRVMVAATRTFIDALVLDDQVGIVDFDSDAVLLHPLNTNRAAARVAAESFYYDGGSNLSAGVALSNQQLIAHGKPGHTKVAILLTDGDVLYDTALTSQAQAAGIVIYTIGIGPSVNAAVLQGIAAGTGGTYEAIASTDDLPAVLNRLGQPMTNDGLDTDQDGIPDAIEVGGIRLGTGAILTTDPMLWDTDGDTLPDGFEVGTREYAHDGAYYRGIADPTRADTDGDDLIDAEEYTLETNIYRADSDGDGLSDSVEVEANFDPTHANPDGDPWGDREEMFHDLDPFYYDLRGWDYGEAALAGFVYGDGGQWAVDIGLVDHSSLASFAYIAGWFASGVFSIGDIRDTLVAIIDGNLGDALVNALGILPLVGNVAKSSAIVTKYSSWIPTAKSSLLGWLVGEFKDCTYAACRDFIRFFIGFFGITDDLALLIGKTELDELAAARNDMHALGKLFFDNPNKFELVQGSPVSLSTIDARITSANGWNPGLQGKALSHARGTETAKLYLEGRGYQILYADSNMPIAQLNGLPPMSTVQGPDIIAVNPATGKVVVVEAKGYSTKLRLGRGNLLKRLALNPVQGALTAQNSYVWLSNDSYRYLDAMKKAADPNVREAHRRLFNVINQTETYETIVVASGANPKLGRGMDEVLIQLDENTTAVEIIKIPWR; from the coding sequence ATGCGCCGTCTTTTGTCATGGATACTGTTGGTGGTGGTGCTGGGCAGCCAGCTTCCCCACGCAACCTATGGGACGACCACCGGAACCATCCTGTTGGTTGTCGGATCGTCCTCGTTAAGTACCGCCGATGCCGCAATTAAGAGCCGCTTGGAAGGCCTTGGCTATGGCGTGACCGTTAAAGCCGCAAAGCAAACCCAAACCGCTGATGCGGCGAGTGTCCAAGCGGTATTGGTCTCATCGAGCGTGACTTCCAGTGATGTCGGGACGAAGTTTCGCGATGTGACGATTCCGGTGATGCTGTGGGAAATGGCCATCTACGATGAGATGAGGCTGACGGGCGCGGTCGTGGGCCAGCATCAAGGGACAACGGAAGCGCTTACCAGCCTTACTGTCGTTAACAGCACACATCCTCTGGCAGCGGGGAGGAGCGGCACGATTTCGGTGGCCACCACAGCCCAGACGATGCCCTATGGTGAACCAGCTGCTTCAGCGGTAGTGATTGCACGGGCAGGCGGGAATCAGCGCAGTGTGGTGTTTGCCTATGAGCGTTGTGCCGTCATGATCGATGGGCAAACGCTTGCCCCCGCCCGTCGGGTTGGGTTTTTCTTAAATGATGCAACACCACCCGTTTTGACAACCGATGGCTGGACACTTTTTGATGCAAGTGTGCAGTGGAGTATGGCCGGATTGCCGTGTGGGAGTACAGTCGCCACGCCGACCGTCTCTGTTCCTACAACAACGGCAACCCAACCCCCAGTGCCTAGTCCAACGGCAACGGCGACCGTGATTCCAAGCAGTACGCCTACGGTTGGGACTCCCACTGCGATCCCCACGGTTCCTCCAACCTCGCCTGCTCAGGCCTTATTTGTGGTGGGATCACTGACCTTGTCACCCAGCGATGCGGCGATTCAGACCCGTTTGCAGCAGTTAGGCTATCAGGTGGTCCTGCGTGATCAAGCGGCAGCAACGACCGCCGATGCCACCGAGAAAACGCTGATTGTGATCTCGGCCACCGTCAATAGTGGGACGATCAATACCAAATTCCGCACGGTGCGGGTTCCGGTGATCACGTGGGAACATGCCCTCTATGACGATCTTGGGATGACGGGATCAACCTTGGGGGATGATTATGGGAATGCGAGTGCGAGTCAAACGACGACCACGATCACGTTTAATGACCCAACGCTGCCCATTACTGCTGGATTGACGGGCACGCACGCGGTCTTTACGACTCCCCAGCCGCTGCCCTTTGGTTTAACCACGTCCGATGGCTATCGGATTGCCAGCTTTGCGACCAGCACAACCAAAGCAACCTTGTTTGCCTATGATCTCTTAGTCCCGATGGTTGGGATGCGTGCGCCTGCCCGCCGTATTGGCTTCTTTCTGTCAGAAGCCGGAGCTGTTCATCTGACTCCTGCCGGATGGGATCTGTTTGATGCGGCAGTGATGTGGGCCGTGGCGCGGATTGATACCGATGGCGATACGATTCCTAATGATCGAGAAATGGCCGTTGGCACAAACCCGCTGGCGGCAGATACCGACGGTGATGGCCTCAGTGATGTCGATGAATTGTTTGCGACATTTACCGATCCGACCCGCCCTGCAACGCGCAATCCAGCTATTCTTGATGGTGCGGATGATCCTGATGGTGATGGGCTATCGAATCGCCAAGAAGTAGATCGATCGACCCATCCGGTAACTGCGGATACTGACGGTGATGGATTAAATGATGGCATTGAGGTGACTAATCAGACTGATCCGACCAATGCCGACACCGATGGCGATGGCCTCACCGATGACAGTGAACAGCGCGTCCTGACGAACCCACTGGTGGCCGATACCGATGGTGATGGAACCCCCGATGGCCACGAGCGCTTTCTCACGACCGCTGCGATGACGACGGGAGCGGCCTTGGTGGAGATGGATGGGATTGGGGATGTTGCCAAAACGGTCACCTTTCAGGATCTCTCTGATGATTCCTTATTCCAGCAGTTGCCAGGCCAAATAACCGCAGCGGTCGATATTACCGCGACGGCTCCCTTTACCCGTGCGCGGGTGAAACTCCGGTTTGATCCGTTGCTGGTGCCGAATAACGATACCGCAAACCTTGAAATTCGGTATTACGATGAGGTTGATCGGGTTTTTAAGCGCCTCGATGCATGGGGCGTTGATCTGGCGACGGGCTATGCGTGGGCGGATACGACCCACTTTACGACGTTTGTCTTATTCTATATTCCCGCGTGGAATGCTGCATGGCAAGTTCCGATGGATGGCGATCAGAATGCCGCCACACCACCGCTGGTGGATGTGATGTTTATTCTGGATACATCCGCCAGTATGGATTGGAATGATCTCAATCGGGTGATGGTTGCGGCAACCCGAACCTTCATCGATGCGCTGGTGCTTGATGATCAGGTGGGGATTGTTGATTTTGATTCGGATGCGGTGTTACTCCACCCGTTAAATACGAATCGGGCCGCGGCGCGAGTTGCGGCTGAATCTTTTTATTATGACGGTGGGAGTAACCTTAGTGCTGGGGTTGCCCTTTCAAACCAACAACTCATCGCCCATGGAAAGCCAGGACATACCAAAGTTGCCATTTTGTTGACGGATGGGGATGTGCTCTATGATACCGCCTTGACGAGTCAAGCGCAGGCGGCGGGCATTGTGATCTATACGATTGGAATTGGCCCCAGTGTGAATGCCGCGGTCCTTCAAGGCATTGCCGCTGGGACGGGCGGAACCTACGAAGCGATTGCCTCAACCGATGATCTGCCAGCGGTCTTGAATCGGCTTGGGCAGCCGATGACCAATGATGGCCTTGATACCGATCAAGACGGCATTCCTGATGCGATTGAAGTTGGCGGGATTCGGCTGGGAACCGGGGCAATCCTGACCACTGATCCCATGCTCTGGGATACCGATGGGGATACCTTGCCCGATGGGTTTGAAGTGGGAACGCGCGAATACGCTCACGATGGAGCGTATTATCGTGGGATTGCTGACCCAACGCGAGCCGATACCGATGGCGATGATCTGATCGATGCGGAGGAGTATACGCTTGAAACCAATATCTATCGGGCTGATAGTGATGGTGATGGCTTAAGCGATAGTGTTGAGGTTGAGGCCAACTTTGACCCAACCCATGCCAATCCGGATGGAGATCCCTGGGGTGATCGCGAAGAAATGTTCCATGATCTCGATCCCTTCTATTATGATTTGCGGGGCTGGGATTATGGGGAGGCAGCACTGGCCGGATTCGTGTATGGGGATGGTGGGCAATGGGCGGTTGATATTGGCTTGGTTGATCACAGCTCGTTAGCCAGTTTTGCCTATATTGCTGGCTGGTTTGCGAGTGGCGTTTTTTCGATTGGCGATATTCGGGATACCTTGGTTGCGATTATCGATGGCAACCTGGGCGATGCCTTGGTCAATGCACTGGGCATCCTCCCGCTCGTCGGCAATGTCGCCAAATCATCCGCGATTGTCACAAAGTATAGCTCATGGATTCCCACGGCTAAATCATCGTTGCTGGGGTGGCTCGTTGGGGAATTCAAAGATTGCACCTATGCTGCCTGCCGCGATTTTATTCGCTTCTTTATCGGTTTTTTTGGGATTACCGATGATCTTGCCTTATTAATTGGGAAAACCGAACTCGATGAATTGGCAGCAGCACGCAATGATATGCACGCTCTTGGGAAGCTCTTCTTTGATAATCCTAATAAATTTGAGTTAGTCCAAGGGAGTCCGGTATCACTGAGTACGATTGATGCACGAATTACCAGCGCAAATGGCTGGAATCCAGGGTTGCAAGGGAAAGCCCTGTCGCATGCCCGCGGAACCGAGACGGCCAAATTGTATTTGGAAGGACGGGGGTATCAGATTCTCTATGCGGACAGTAATATGCCGATTGCGCAGTTAAACGGGTTACCCCCGATGTCTACCGTCCAAGGACCGGATATTATTGCGGTAAATCCTGCGACGGGGAAGGTTGTTGTGGTTGAAGCGAAGGGTTATAGTACGAAGCTGCGGCTTGGACGTGGAAATTTACTGAAGCGCTTAGCCCTTAATCCAGTCCAAGGAGCGCTAACGGCCCAAAATTCTTATGTATGGTTATCCAATGATAGTTATCGATACCTTGATGCCATGAAAAAAGCGGCTGACCCGAATGTTCGTGAGGCCCATAGACGCTTATTCAATGTCATTAACCAAACGGAAACGTATGAAACGATTGTTGTGGCATCAGGAGCGAATCCAAAACTTGGTCGTGGAATGGATGAAGTTTTGATACAACTTGACGAGAACACAACTGCCGTAGAAATCATCAAAATTCCGTGGCGATAG